Proteins encoded within one genomic window of Haloarchaeobius salinus:
- a CDS encoding DUF3006 domain-containing protein, with protein sequence MMRQYTAVLDRFEEDTAVLLVEDAGEVVDELLVDRWELPEPGREQGAVFDLRVCGGSLRVLSYRPDETEARSEATRSRFDRLAQDLPTTDEPSVEGGGADDGSTGPE encoded by the coding sequence ATGATGCGACAGTACACGGCAGTTCTGGACCGGTTCGAGGAGGACACCGCGGTGCTCCTGGTGGAGGACGCGGGCGAGGTGGTCGACGAGCTGCTGGTCGACCGCTGGGAGCTACCGGAGCCGGGACGCGAGCAGGGCGCGGTGTTCGACCTGCGTGTCTGTGGTGGGTCGTTGCGCGTGCTCTCCTACCGCCCCGACGAGACCGAGGCGCGGTCGGAGGCGACCCGGAGCCGCTTCGACCGGCTGGCGCAGGACCTCCCGACCACGGACGAACCGTCGGTTGAGGGGGGCGGTGCGGACGACGGCTCGACGGGACCGGAGTAG